The Candidatus Binataceae bacterium genome segment TCGTGACGGGCTGTTTGCGTAAGGTCGAGCGAAAGCACCGTCCCGAAAACCACGTCAAAAGGGCCTGCAACGAGCCGGTTCCATAGCAGGGTTAACGGGGCTGAATGCGCAGGTCACCGCGCGGACCATCAAGCGCGACTGATAGTGATTCGCAACCTCAGGAGCCCTCACCCCTCAAGTCCGTGCATGCGAGATCTCATCCATTCTTGAATTTGTCCATGATCGAACCGCCAGGCGCTGCCGATCTTAAAGCCCGGCAGTTCACCGCGCTTGGCCATCTTACAGACCATCGATGGATGAACCTTCAGGTGTTTCGCCACCTCTACAGTGGTTAGTTTCGCGCCAA includes the following:
- a CDS encoding helix-turn-helix domain-containing protein, producing MATLNAEPVLEKNLDLEPGRFGAKLTTVEVAKHLKVHPSMVCKMAKRGELPGFKIGSAWRFDHGQIQEWMRSRMHGLEG